The Fervidobacterium sp. sequence GTGTATGGTATAGCGTTAGTTGTGGATAACGTCAATTATCCGTTTTTGATATTTGTAAATGTTTTGATGTTTTTAATTTCAGTATCATCTCAACTTGAAGAGAGGATAGGAACTTTATTGATTGTCTTACTTGCTTCTTTGAACGGCTTGTTATTAACTGGTGATTTCTTTAACTCATTTGTTTTTCTTGAGATAATAGCAGCTGTATCGTATATTATAGCAAGTCATAAGAAGAATTCATATGGTGCGTTCAAGTATTTGATATTCGGTGGTGTTGGTGGAACATTGTATCTTGTTGGTACTGTATTGATTTATGTCAAAGCCGGTACGTTGAATATGGCCTATGCAGAATACTTAATTGAACCAAATTTTGTACCAATGATTTCAGTATTTTTCTTAATTGCTCTTCTTATTGAATTGAAGGTGTTACCACTCGGATTTTGGGCAGTTGATGTATATTCGAATGGTAGCTCTTTAACACCAGTTGTTTTGGGTTCCACAATTGCAACATCCATGGTCTATCTCTTTTCAAGAATTTTTGTTAATGTACTTGGTTTTGAGCAAGCCGAAATCGTTCGGGTCATAGCTATGATTTCAGTGATTGTTGCACAGCTTGGTGCGGTTAAACAAAGAAATCTTGGAAGAGCTTTAGCTTTTGCGGCAATATCTTCTACAAGTATCATTGTTTCTAGTTTATCGACCATGGATCAGCAAATTATCTCTGCTTCGTATTTCTACCTTTTCAGTGATGTGATATCGAAGTTTATACTTTTCACTATCTTTGCCTATCTTGGACAAAACGGTTTTAGAAATGATCAAACCTCTGGAGTCGCTTTTACAATCGCTTCATTGTCTCTCATAGGTTTTCCACTTCTTGGAGGGTTTTGGGCAAAATTCTATCTACTTAAAGCATTGTTCGAAGCAGAAAATTATGTTCTGCCGGTTGTAATATTAATAGCAACAATAATAGAGGCTGGTTATATTGTTAAGTGGAATGTTGATTTATGGTACGCAGAGGGTGAAAAAGATGAAAGCACACAACAGCTACCATTTGTTAGTCAGCTTGTAGTATTATTGCTTGCAATGCTACTTGTTGTTGTTGGATTTCTTCCTCAAATTATTCATTCTCAGAGTAACACTATTGCTGAATACGTAACTGACTTTAGATCGTACATGGAAGTCGTACTCAAAGGGGGTATGTAATGATGCAAACTTTAATAACTTATTTGGCTGTTGGTTCGATTGTAGGTTATTTACTCTCCAAAATTAATAAACGCATTGGACCTATTGTGCTTTTTGCCTTGTCAATTTACAGTTTGATTATCTTATGGAACCTTCCAACAGGTGCTGTGGAGAATTTGTACGGTTTTGAGGAAGTGCTTAAATTTACAGCTATGTCAAGATATTTCTCGATCTTGTCGTTGATAGTATTTGCAAGTTTTTCATTCTTCAATATTTCATGGATAGATAAAGCAAAAAATCCCCATGCCTTTAACGCATTGTCTATACTCACATTACTTGGTACTCTTGGAGTTTTCTTTTCTTCTAACCTTATAGTTCTCTACATATTTTGGGAACTTGCCGTTCTTGGTTCGCTGTTTATAGTTCCAATGGGGAAAGAAGAGTCAAAGAAGGCGACAATTTGGTATATAGTTATAAGTTCTATAGGAACCTACATGTTTCTGTACGGTGTGTTTATGCTTTACTCCAAATACAACACGTTCGATGTTTTTGAAATAGCTAAATATTTACCAAATGAATTATCAAGTTTTAAGTGGACTGTTTTAATACTCCTACTTGCAGCAGGCATAGCTAAGAGTGGGATTTTTCCATTACACACGTGGCTTAGGAATGTGCATGGTAACGCTCCAGATACTTTCAGTGCCGTGCTGTCCGGTCAACTCGTTAAGATGGGATCGTACATACTTGCTCTTGTTCTTACTATTTTTCCAGTATCCGTTATGTTCAGTGAATTTTACAATGGAATAAATTTACTTTCGTACTTACTTATCTGGCTCGGTAATATTTCTATATTAGTTGGAACACTAATGGCGATAAAGCAAAATGATATGAAAATGCTCATCGCATATTCAACCGTAGCAAATGGTGGTTATATATTGATAGGTTTGGCAACGCTAGATAAGGTAGGATACGCTGGAGGATTATTCCACGTGATAAATCACGCACTTGCAGCTACGATGATTTTTCTCTCATTTGCTGCGGTTGTTTACAGGACGGGTACTACTAAAATAGATGAACTTGGTGGTTTGATACACAGAATGCCAGTAACATTTGTAACGTATCTTGTCGGTATCATCTCGCTTGCTGGAATACCACCAACAAGTGGCTTCATATCAAAATGGATGATTTTTCAGTCGCTTGTGTCAAGAGGAATGTTTGTAACAGAGATGTTCACGTTTATAGGTAGTATAGGTTCGTTTTTGTACGTCTTTAGACCTCTCGCTGGTGTTTTCTTAGGACAGCTTAAGAGTAAGCATAAAGATGTGAGAGAAGCTCCGATTTTCATGACTATTCCTATGATTTTGCTCGTTACACTTACGGTACTTTGGGGAATTTTTCCACAACAAGTACTTGTGTGGATAACGGATATCCAAAAAGAATTTAGTATGGCGGTATTTCAATTTGAAGGTACAAAGCTCATGACTGATATGGGTTATTGGGACACCTGGACCGTTTTTGTAATGTTTGCCGTAGGTTTTGTTATAGCTGCAGTGATTTATATACTGATGCCAAAGGGTAAGAAGATACCTCTTGAAGATCAGTACACCTCAGGAGAGTTTTTGCATAACTATGACTTATATCATTATGCGAGTAAGTTTTATGCATTCTTTGAAAGGGAATATGAAGGTCATCCATCGTTTGAGGATTTGTACCTATCTTTTGTAAATGTGCTAAAGGCAGTTGGTAAAGGAGTGGATTACCTAGCTCGTAGGGCAGCTTCGGCTTATCTATTTTGGACTGCGATTGTTTTAGTAATATTGCTATGGGTGAGGTGGTAATGATGACAGCTGTGAGAGTCGCTCAGGTGTTGCTGACGGCATTTTTCTTTGGATTGACATTCGAAGGAATTGGTAGGAAAATCACCGCAAGAATCCAAAAGCGTTATGGTCCACCTTGGTATCAAAATTTTATAGACGTCTTTAAAACACTTACTAAGCATGGTTGGACCCACGGATGGATATTTGATTTTGGGGTACTGATGGCTCTTGGAGGAGTTATAGCAACTCTTTCTTTTGTACCACTTGGTAACCTTGTGGCATTTCCTGGACTTGATAATTTCTTTGTTATAGTTTATCTATTCACAGTTGGCGCACTTGGTATGGCAATGGGAATGGTTGGTACAGGTAATCCATGGGCATCGATAGGTGTGGCAAGGGCATTAACACTTATGCTTGGATATGAAGTACCATATTTGATAGTTATTACTTCAATGCTTTATTTTTATAAAACATCCAATATTTCGAACATAATCGCATCACAGGGAGAGGTTTGGAATATATTTAGATTTCCTATAGGTGCACTTGTTGCATTTATATCACTTCAAGGTATGCTTGGAAAAGAACCCTTCGAAGCACCTATTGCTCCAGCCGAGATAGCCTCAGGTCCTATGGTTGAACTCTCTGCTAAGTATATGGGGCTTCTAATGCTTATGAACACATTCATGGAATTTGTCGAAATAAGTTTGTTTGTTAATTTCTTTCTTGGAGGAGGAACTTATTTTGTTTTCTTATTGAAGTATTTGGTAGTTTGGATACTTGCCGTCATGATTTCGGCTGTTTTACCAAGGTTTAGAATAGAACAAGCAGTTGCATTTTATTGGACGGTACCGATGTTACTCGCTTTCTTACAAGCTTTTCTCGTAATTAACGGTTGGGTATTTTGAGGAGGTGAAATGAATGAGTAAGATAGATGAAAGAAGTGTTTGGGAAAAGATCGCAGATCAGCTTAGGAGTCGTTCAATGTGGATGCTACACTATTGCACAGGATGTGGAGCTGTTGAGCTGCCACCATCGATGACTTCAAGATTTGACATGGAGAGGCTTGGTATGGGACCAATGGCAACACCAAGACAAGCAGATATATTCTTGATAACAGGATATTTAAGTGTCAAAACTTTAAGAAGAGTTATATACACATATGAAAAAATGGCTGACCCAAAATACGTTATAGGTTTTGGATCTTGTACAATCAACGGTGGAATTTACTATGATTCCTATTCAACAATAAATAGACTTGATTATTACATACCTGTAGATCTGTATATAGCTGGATGTATGCCCAGACCGGAAGCCATCTTGAACGCGTTTAATCAATTGATGGAAATGATTAGAAAAGGTGAAGCGAATGGTTGGAAGAGGTACAAAGAAAACTATGAATGGTACAAACAGAATCAACTTAGAAGCCTTGGTGAGGTGATTGTACATGACGAATTCCACGAATAATATCCAGGAATTTTTTGGAAGGTTGAAAACCTTGTACAATGTTGAATTCTCGGAAATAGATAGTAAACAATTTAAGATAATCGCAGAGCCGGATAAAATGCTTCCGTTGCTTGCTTATCTCAAGGAAGTTGGTTATTCACATCTATCGATTCTCACCTGTGTTGACTGGATCGAACAAAAGAAATTCGAACTTGTGTATATACTCTTTAATTGGTCAAACGGAATAACATTTTTAGTCTCAACGTTTATTGATAGGGACAAACCAATTTTCTACACTGTGAAAGATATGTGGCCTACTGCTGAGTATTACGAACGTGATGTTCATGAGTTTTTCGGTGTGGAATTTGAAGGTAATGAAAATTGCAAAAAGCCTATGATTTTGGAGCTTTGGAATGATTTACCACCTCTTAGAAAAGATTTTGACCCTCTGAAGTATTCAAAAGAACACTATCCTGATAGAGAATATGAGAAAGACGTAATCCATGAAGCAAGGATAGTAAGAGGAGATATAAGGGGTGATATCAATGGGTGAGGTAAAACTCTTTTTTGGTCCAAATCACCCTGGTATGCATGGAAACTTCAGTGTGCATATGTACGTTGAGGGAGATGTAGTTGTTAAAGCAAGACCAGTACCAGGATTTTTACACAGGGGCTTTGAAAAACTTATGGAAAGAAGATTGTGGTATCAAAACGTTGCCCTTATACCGAGGATATGTGTTCCGGAACCTGATATAAATGAAGCATGTTATGCAATGGCAGTGGAGAAAATTGCTAAAGTTGAGGTTCCAGAACGAGCTACATGGATAAGAATGCTCGTCCTTGAACTTGCAAGAATTGCAAATCATCTATGGTCGTTTGGTGGCATTGGTGGTCCCATAGGTATGTATACCAGCATGTTTTGGTCTGTTAGTGACAGG is a genomic window containing:
- a CDS encoding NADH-quinone oxidoreductase subunit C, with amino-acid sequence MTNSTNNIQEFFGRLKTLYNVEFSEIDSKQFKIIAEPDKMLPLLAYLKEVGYSHLSILTCVDWIEQKKFELVYILFNWSNGITFLVSTFIDRDKPIFYTVKDMWPTAEYYERDVHEFFGVEFEGNENCKKPMILELWNDLPPLRKDFDPLKYSKEHYPDREYEKDVIHEARIVRGDIRGDING
- a CDS encoding proton-conducting transporter membrane subunit, which gives rise to MSALLVAVPLAFAFASIPNKKLGNYLLPFVSLFNVIFTLLFVKPNTLVEIGGWDAVYGIALVVDNVNYPFLIFVNVLMFLISVSSQLEERIGTLLIVLLASLNGLLLTGDFFNSFVFLEIIAAVSYIIASHKKNSYGAFKYLIFGGVGGTLYLVGTVLIYVKAGTLNMAYAEYLIEPNFVPMISVFFLIALLIELKVLPLGFWAVDVYSNGSSLTPVVLGSTIATSMVYLFSRIFVNVLGFEQAEIVRVIAMISVIVAQLGAVKQRNLGRALAFAAISSTSIIVSSLSTMDQQIISASYFYLFSDVISKFILFTIFAYLGQNGFRNDQTSGVAFTIASLSLIGFPLLGGFWAKFYLLKALFEAENYVLPVVILIATIIEAGYIVKWNVDLWYAEGEKDESTQQLPFVSQLVVLLLAMLLVVVGFLPQIIHSQSNTIAEYVTDFRSYMEVVLKGGM
- a CDS encoding proton-conducting transporter membrane subunit — encoded protein: MQTLITYLAVGSIVGYLLSKINKRIGPIVLFALSIYSLIILWNLPTGAVENLYGFEEVLKFTAMSRYFSILSLIVFASFSFFNISWIDKAKNPHAFNALSILTLLGTLGVFFSSNLIVLYIFWELAVLGSLFIVPMGKEESKKATIWYIVISSIGTYMFLYGVFMLYSKYNTFDVFEIAKYLPNELSSFKWTVLILLLAAGIAKSGIFPLHTWLRNVHGNAPDTFSAVLSGQLVKMGSYILALVLTIFPVSVMFSEFYNGINLLSYLLIWLGNISILVGTLMAIKQNDMKMLIAYSTVANGGYILIGLATLDKVGYAGGLFHVINHALAATMIFLSFAAVVYRTGTTKIDELGGLIHRMPVTFVTYLVGIISLAGIPPTSGFISKWMIFQSLVSRGMFVTEMFTFIGSIGSFLYVFRPLAGVFLGQLKSKHKDVREAPIFMTIPMILLVTLTVLWGIFPQQVLVWITDIQKEFSMAVFQFEGTKLMTDMGYWDTWTVFVMFAVGFVIAAVIYILMPKGKKIPLEDQYTSGEFLHNYDLYHYASKFYAFFEREYEGHPSFEDLYLSFVNVLKAVGKGVDYLARRAASAYLFWTAIVLVILLWVRW
- a CDS encoding NADH-quinone oxidoreductase subunit H, with translation MTAVRVAQVLLTAFFFGLTFEGIGRKITARIQKRYGPPWYQNFIDVFKTLTKHGWTHGWIFDFGVLMALGGVIATLSFVPLGNLVAFPGLDNFFVIVYLFTVGALGMAMGMVGTGNPWASIGVARALTLMLGYEVPYLIVITSMLYFYKTSNISNIIASQGEVWNIFRFPIGALVAFISLQGMLGKEPFEAPIAPAEIASGPMVELSAKYMGLLMLMNTFMEFVEISLFVNFFLGGGTYFVFLLKYLVVWILAVMISAVLPRFRIEQAVAFYWTVPMLLAFLQAFLVINGWVF
- a CDS encoding NADH-quinone oxidoreductase subunit B, whose amino-acid sequence is MDERSVWEKIADQLRSRSMWMLHYCTGCGAVELPPSMTSRFDMERLGMGPMATPRQADIFLITGYLSVKTLRRVIYTYEKMADPKYVIGFGSCTINGGIYYDSYSTINRLDYYIPVDLYIAGCMPRPEAILNAFNQLMEMIRKGEANGWKRYKENYEWYKQNQLRSLGEVIVHDEFHE